One stretch of Clavelina lepadiformis chromosome 6, kaClaLepa1.1, whole genome shotgun sequence DNA includes these proteins:
- the LOC143462801 gene encoding uncharacterized protein LOC143462801, which yields MNHDGKYGLILRKKQPLFQKTKPSKLTPRLSVFSNADSSDEEHGQKEVNSQIHREAMKKIVKKQTKMEIQKALEEDATVYEYDSIYDDMKQKTNQKNIPAKVSAADKARKPKYIGSLMKAAESRGRERQRVEERKIEKERQKEGDEFKDKPEFVTSAYRKRMQEREAEEEEERRKAAIEEIMDVRKQKDLSGFYKHLLRQQVGEALPGERLNESEEPGKETASTLPEEDQDTDLSFSSSDDDSNPPEQGLYDASPKSSKFSSSSPSRDQIEQKKSSDSRRSPQENRGESRRYRNSGRCRSDEDENYSRDHSRRSRSREGGDKRRDSKLDRKHPKESDDQRKRTNENAKTQSKNHERRRRSRSNSPEQKLKKQDNDCQEKRKDDKSVSSSKFEKRTNVGAAMSARDRYLARKKALKATRAPVDPDSD from the exons ATGAATCATGATGGCAA gtACGGATTAATTTTGCGCAAAAAGCAACCACTTTTCCAAAAGACAAAACCATCCAAGCTAACACCAAGGTTGTCAGTGTTTAGCAACGCCGACTCCAGTGATGAGGAACATGGACAGAAGGAAGTCAATTCTCAGATTCACCGTGAAGCGATGAAGAAGATTGTTAAGAAGCAG ACAAAAATGGAGATCCAAAAGGCACTAGAGGAAGATGCGACGGTCTACGAGTACGACAGTATTTATGATGacatgaaacaaaaaacgaaTCAAAAGAACATTCCGGCAAAAGTATCAGCAGCAGACAAAGCCCGCAAG CCAAAATACATTGGAAGTTTAATGAAAGCGGCAGAGTCTCGGGGTCGCGAGCGACAACGCGTCGAGGAGAGGAAGATCGAAAAGGAGCGCCAGAAGGAAGGAGATGAGTTCAAAGATAAACCGGAGTTTGTCACATCCGCCTATCGAAAGCGGATGCAGGAGCGAGAAGCTGAGGAAGAGGAGGAAAGAAGAAAAGCTGCCATCGAAG AAATCATGGATGTCCGTAAACAGAAAGATCTCAGTGGATTTTATAAACATCTTTTACGCCAGCAAGTTGGTGAAGCTTTACCTGGTGAAAG GTTGAATGAAAGTGAAGAACCTGGAAAAGAAACAGCATCCACTTTGCCTGAAGAAGATCAGGACACTGACCTCTCTTTTTCAAGTTCAGACGATGATTCGAATCCTCCTGAACAAGGGTTGTACGATGCATCACCGAAGTCCTCCAAGTTTTCATCCTCAAGTCCTTCCAGAGATcaaattgaacaaaaaaaatcttccGATTCAAGAAGATCCCCACAAGAAAATCGTGGAGAGAGCAGAAGGTATCGTAACAGTGGAAGATGTCGATCCGATGAGGATGAAAATTATTCACGAGATCACTCCCGGAGATCACGCAGCAGGGAAGGCGGGGATAAAAGGAGAGACTCAAAACTCGATCGGAAACATCCAAAAGAAAGTGATGATCAAAGAAAACGTACCAacgaaaatgcaaaaacacaaTCAAAAAATCACGAACGCCGACGTAGATCGCGAAGCAACAGTCCTGAGCAGAAACTGAAAAAACAAGACAATGATTGTCAAGAAAAGCGTAAAGATGACAAGTCTGTTTCATCAAGTAAATTTGAGAAGCGGACAAATGTTGGTGCAGCGATGTCGGCAAGAGACAGGTACCTGGCCAGAAAGAAAGCATTAAAAGCAACACGGGCGCCAGTGGACCCAGATTctgattga